The DNA sequence GTACCATATCACCAAGCATTCCAGCAGTTTGGGCGATTCCCTCTCCAGAAACCTCGAAATCCTTGCCGCCCAATAAAAGCCTTACGGGATCTCCTACCTTTATTACGGTAGATTCCTTTAAATCGTTTAGCCCAATTGGGGCGCCCATTTGCAGGGGTCTACTGAGGATTCGGTCATAGGCTCCTCTTGGGCTGCGAATGACGTCATCAGCCAATAGACTCAAATCACCCTCAACCACTCGAATATCGCCTGGCTCGACCTTTTGACCAAATTGTAAATAACGGCTGGCGACTACATAATCCCCAAAAACGTGGATATTTACAGGTACATTAATCATCCAGGCTGCTTTAGCGCAGCGCAGTTGTAATGTGGTTCTTCCCCAAAGGCGCGAGCCCATGGCGACACCAATCTCAATTGTTCCGCCCAAACACGGTGGCAAAGTGATGTTGGGATCTAAAAGCTCGGGCTCAACTCGCAATCCATTCACGCTAGGGCTTTTTTGGATATAGCGTTTGATCTCTTTCTCGAGATCGGATGGTAGGGCAGCTTGGGCGACTGAACCCACAAAACAGAACAGCAGGACAACTCGAATAAGAAAGTGCATTACCTGGTGTACCGATCTAAAGCAACCCAAGAATAGGCCGTATTGGATCCGTCCAAAGCAATACCTGCCAACCAATAGGGTCGCTCGAGAGTTTTAGGGATATTTTGATGCACGTTCATGTTCTGAACACCCAAGAATTCATGGGCATAGATCACATAGTCTTGGTGACCGACGCGAATATGCACTCTTCTGGCCGGGTGAATGATTTCTCCCAAGGAATCTACTTTGGAGCCTGTGACCCGCTCAATTGCCTCTTCACCAAGATACTGAATAGCTGAAACTGCATAGTGCTCTCCATGGCGAGAAAAATAAGCCATGGGCATTCTTAATAAACTGGAGGGGCATGAGAGGCGCGCA is a window from the Polynucleobacter sp. MWH-Aus1W21 genome containing:
- the flgA gene encoding flagellar basal body P-ring formation chaperone FlgA; amino-acid sequence: MHFLIRVVLLFCFVGSVAQAALPSDLEKEIKRYIQKSPSVNGLRVEPELLDPNITLPPCLGGTIEIGVAMGSRLWGRTTLQLRCAKAAWMINVPVNIHVFGDYVVASRYLQFGQKVEPGDIRVVEGDLSLLADDVIRSPRGAYDRILSRPLQMGAPIGLNDLKESTVIKVGDPVRLLLGGKDFEVSGEGIAQTAGMLGDMVRVRIADGQILQGKVIRAGVVKVNVE